From a region of the ANME-2 cluster archaeon genome:
- a CDS encoding type II toxin-antitoxin system HicB family antitoxin: MYRFLIVIEKANNNYSAYSPDLPGCVATGANREDTEQNMYDAIEMHIQGLIEDNLPIPESNSFAEYVAINEMSGTADTAQPT, encoded by the coding sequence ATGTATCGTTTCTTAATTGTGATTGAAAAGGCAAATAATAATTATTCAGCATATTCACCTGATTTGCCTGGTTGTGTTGCAACAGGTGCTAACCGTGAAGATACGGAACAAAATATGTATGATGCAATTGAAATGCATATTCAGGGATTAATAGAAGATAACTTGCCGATTCCAGAATCAAATTCTTTTGCAGAATATGTGGCGATTAATGAAATGTCAGGCACAGCTGATACAGCACAACCAACTTAA